From one Streptomyces sp. Q6 genomic stretch:
- a CDS encoding lysophospholipid acyltransferase family protein: MSRRRIGFWYRFAAVLCKPPLVVLFKRDWRGMEHIPADGGFITAVNHNSHLDPFLYAHFQYNSGRVPRFLAKHGLFRKGFVGAAMRGTGQIPVYRESTNALSAFRAAIDAVERGECVAFYPEGTLTRDPELWPMTGKTGVARVALQTKCPVIPVGQWGATEVLPPYAKKPRFFPRKTHHVLAGEPVDLSAYYGKETTPELLKEVTEVIMTEITALVAELRGEKAPQKRYDPREARLAQRRKSQAQSGSSGEMTEESK; this comes from the coding sequence GTGTCCCGCCGCAGAATCGGCTTCTGGTACCGCTTCGCAGCGGTCCTCTGCAAACCGCCGCTGGTGGTTCTGTTCAAGCGGGACTGGCGCGGAATGGAGCACATTCCGGCCGACGGCGGATTTATCACCGCGGTCAACCACAATTCCCATCTGGACCCCTTCCTCTACGCGCACTTTCAGTACAACAGCGGACGAGTCCCGCGTTTCCTGGCGAAGCACGGCCTCTTCAGGAAGGGCTTCGTGGGGGCCGCGATGCGGGGCACCGGCCAGATTCCGGTCTATCGCGAGTCCACGAACGCGCTGAGCGCCTTCCGCGCCGCGATCGACGCCGTGGAGCGCGGTGAGTGCGTGGCCTTCTATCCCGAAGGAACGCTCACCCGGGATCCGGAACTGTGGCCCATGACCGGTAAGACCGGTGTCGCGCGCGTCGCGTTGCAGACGAAGTGCCCGGTCATTCCCGTGGGCCAGTGGGGCGCCACCGAAGTGCTGCCGCCCTATGCGAAGAAGCCGCGCTTTTTCCCGCGCAAGACGCACCATGTGCTCGCCGGTGAACCCGTCGATCTGTCGGCCTACTACGGCAAGGAGACGACGCCGGAACTCCTCAAGGAGGTGACCGAGGTCATCATGACCGAGATCACCGCGCTCGTCGCGGAGCTGCGCGGCGAGAAGGCCCCGCAGAAGCGGTACGACCCGCGCGAGGCGCGCCTCGCGCAGCGCCGCAAGTCGCAGGCGCAGAGCGGGAGTTCGGGCGAGATGACGGAGGAGAGCAAGTGA
- a CDS encoding NAD(P)H-dependent glycerol-3-phosphate dehydrogenase, whose protein sequence is MTRPVKAAVFGTGSWGTAFAMVLADAGCDVTLWARRAELAETVNSTRTNPDYLPGVELPEGVRATADPAEAAADADFTVLAVPSQTLRGNLAAWTPLLAPDTVLVSLMKGVELGSAMRMSEVIEDVTKVGEDRIAIVTGPNLAREIAARQPAAAVVACRDEAVAQRLQVACHTPYFRPYTNTDVVGCELGGAVKNVIGLAVGIADGMGLGDNTKGSLITRGLAETTRLGMAMGADPLTFSGLAGLGDLVATCSSPLSRNHTFGTNLGKGMTLEETIAVTKQTAEGVKSCESVLDLARRHDVDMPITETVVGIVHEGKPPVVAVKELMSRSAKPERR, encoded by the coding sequence GTGACGCGCCCTGTGAAGGCAGCCGTCTTCGGAACCGGTTCGTGGGGCACGGCGTTCGCCATGGTGCTCGCCGACGCGGGCTGCGACGTGACCCTGTGGGCGCGCCGCGCCGAGCTCGCCGAGACCGTCAACTCCACGCGGACGAACCCCGATTACCTGCCCGGTGTCGAACTCCCCGAGGGCGTGCGCGCGACGGCCGACCCGGCCGAGGCCGCGGCCGACGCCGACTTCACCGTGCTCGCGGTGCCCTCGCAGACACTGCGCGGCAACCTGGCCGCGTGGACGCCGCTGCTCGCCCCCGACACCGTGCTCGTCTCGCTGATGAAGGGCGTCGAGCTCGGCTCGGCGATGCGGATGAGCGAGGTCATCGAGGACGTCACGAAGGTCGGCGAGGACCGCATCGCGATCGTCACCGGACCCAACCTGGCGCGCGAGATCGCCGCCCGCCAGCCGGCCGCCGCGGTGGTCGCCTGTCGCGACGAGGCCGTGGCCCAGCGCCTCCAAGTCGCCTGCCACACCCCGTACTTCAGGCCGTACACGAACACGGACGTGGTCGGCTGCGAGCTGGGCGGCGCCGTCAAGAACGTCATCGGGCTCGCGGTCGGCATCGCCGACGGAATGGGCCTCGGCGACAACACGAAGGGCTCGCTGATCACGCGCGGGCTCGCGGAGACGACCCGCCTCGGCATGGCCATGGGCGCGGACCCGCTGACCTTCTCCGGGCTCGCCGGGCTCGGCGACCTGGTGGCGACGTGCTCCTCGCCGCTGTCGCGCAACCACACCTTCGGCACCAACCTCGGCAAGGGCATGACGCTCGAGGAGACCATCGCGGTCACCAAGCAGACCGCCGAGGGCGTCAAGTCCTGCGAGTCCGTGCTCGACCTCGCGCGGCGCCACGATGTCGACATGCCGATCACCGAGACCGTCGTCGGCATCGTCCACGAGGGCAAGCCGCCGGTGGTCGCCGTGAAGGAGCTCATGTCGCGCTCCGCCAAGCCCGAGCGACGCTGA
- a CDS encoding D-alanine--D-alanine ligase family protein has product MSSENLPQSPVPATSGASSSGQKPRVAVVFGGRSSEHGVSVVTAGAVLRAIDRTKYDVLPIGITREGRWALTADDPERMSITDRQVPDVADLAESPEGGVVLPVDPSSREVVYTEPGSVPKVLGDVDVVFPVLHGPYGEDGTIQGLLDLSGTPYVGCGVLSSAVGQDKEYMKRIFTSFGLKVGPYLVIRPREWEREQDGARRRIADFVGEHGWPLFIKPARAGSSFGITKIDSFDGLDEAIETARAHDPKVIVEAGVVGREIECGVLEFEDGPRASVPAEIPPVQAHDFYDFEAKYIDSAAGIVPAPLSDEETAEVQRLAVEAFEAVACEGIVRADFFLTEDGEFVINEINTLPGFTPISMYPRMWQESGVSYPELVDRLLEAALRRPTGLR; this is encoded by the coding sequence ATGAGCAGCGAGAACCTCCCCCAGAGCCCTGTGCCCGCCACCTCGGGCGCTTCGTCGAGCGGGCAGAAGCCGCGTGTGGCCGTCGTCTTCGGCGGTCGCAGCTCCGAACACGGAGTCTCCGTGGTCACCGCGGGCGCCGTGCTGCGCGCCATCGACCGCACCAAGTACGACGTGCTGCCCATCGGCATCACGCGCGAGGGGCGCTGGGCGCTGACGGCGGACGATCCCGAGCGGATGTCCATCACCGACCGCCAGGTGCCCGACGTCGCCGATCTCGCCGAGTCGCCCGAGGGCGGCGTGGTGCTCCCGGTCGACCCGTCGTCGCGCGAGGTCGTCTACACCGAACCCGGCTCCGTGCCCAAGGTCCTCGGCGACGTCGACGTCGTCTTCCCCGTGCTGCACGGCCCGTACGGCGAGGACGGCACGATCCAGGGTCTCCTCGACCTGTCCGGGACGCCGTACGTCGGCTGCGGTGTGCTCTCCTCGGCCGTCGGCCAGGACAAGGAGTACATGAAGCGGATCTTCACCTCCTTCGGGCTGAAGGTCGGGCCGTATCTGGTGATCCGGCCGCGCGAGTGGGAGCGCGAGCAGGACGGCGCGCGCCGCCGCATCGCCGACTTCGTGGGCGAGCACGGCTGGCCGCTGTTCATCAAGCCCGCACGCGCGGGATCGTCGTTCGGCATCACGAAGATCGACTCGTTCGACGGGCTCGACGAGGCGATCGAGACCGCCCGCGCCCACGACCCGAAGGTCATCGTCGAGGCGGGCGTCGTCGGTCGCGAGATCGAGTGCGGTGTCCTGGAGTTCGAGGACGGGCCGCGCGCCTCGGTCCCGGCCGAGATCCCGCCCGTACAGGCCCATGACTTCTACGACTTCGAGGCCAAGTACATCGACTCCGCCGCCGGCATCGTGCCCGCGCCGCTGAGCGACGAGGAGACCGCCGAGGTGCAGCGCCTCGCCGTCGAGGCGTTCGAGGCCGTGGCCTGCGAAGGCATCGTGCGGGCGGACTTCTTCCTCACCGAGGACGGCGAGTTCGTGATCAACGAGATCAACACGCTGCCCGGCTTCACGCCGATCTCCATGTATCCGCGCATGTGGCAGGAGAGCGGTGTGAGCTACCCGGAGCTGGTCGACCGGCTCCTGGAGGCGGCGCTGCGCAGGCCCACGGGGCTGCGGTAG
- a CDS encoding DUF3515 domain-containing protein, whose amino-acid sequence MNSFRHRLRLHFGLPALTLLIAAASGCASTDDAPAATVPTPDAKVTKLCRNLHELLPQKVDGLERNDPEPRSELTAAWGSPAIILRCGVAWPDAVLKKGTMPATVNEVEWVVEKLDSGAQRMTTGGRLAYVEVTIPEDQVAQGGAGPLVDLAKPIKKAIPEGIAD is encoded by the coding sequence GTGAACTCTTTCCGTCACCGGCTCCGTCTTCACTTCGGACTGCCTGCCCTGACCCTGCTGATCGCCGCCGCCTCGGGCTGCGCTTCAACGGACGATGCGCCGGCGGCGACGGTTCCCACCCCGGACGCGAAGGTCACCAAGCTGTGCCGGAATCTGCACGAACTGCTGCCGCAGAAGGTCGACGGACTCGAGCGCAACGATCCCGAACCGCGCTCCGAACTGACCGCGGCGTGGGGAAGCCCGGCGATCATACTGCGCTGCGGTGTGGCGTGGCCTGACGCGGTCTTGAAGAAGGGCACCATGCCCGCGACCGTGAACGAGGTCGAGTGGGTCGTGGAGAAGCTCGACAGCGGCGCGCAGCGCATGACCACCGGCGGGCGTCTCGCGTACGTCGAGGTGACGATCCCCGAGGACCAGGTGGCGCAAGGCGGCGCCGGGCCGCTCGTGGACCTGGCCAAGCCCATCAAGAAGGCGATCCCCGAAGGGATCGCCGACTAG
- a CDS encoding Lrp/AsnC family transcriptional regulator, whose translation MVQAYILIQTEVGKASTVAELIGKIPGVIQAEDVTGPYDVIVRAQADTVDELGRMVVAKVQQVDGITRTLTCPVVHL comes from the coding sequence GTGGTACAGGCGTACATCCTGATCCAGACCGAAGTAGGCAAGGCGTCGACTGTCGCCGAGCTGATCGGAAAGATTCCGGGAGTCATTCAGGCCGAGGACGTCACCGGCCCCTACGACGTGATCGTGCGTGCGCAAGCCGACACCGTCGATGAACTGGGTCGCATGGTGGTTGCCAAGGTCCAGCAAGTGGATGGCATCACCCGCACCCTGACCTGCCCGGTCGTCCACCTGTAG
- the thiD gene encoding bifunctional hydroxymethylpyrimidine kinase/phosphomethylpyrimidine kinase: protein MLTVAGSDSGGGAGIQADLKTMLALGTHGMSVITAVTAQNSLGVQGAWELPVEAVRAQYRSVVDDIGVQAVKTGMLASPELVECVADLLAGTAAPVVVDPVGVSKHGDSLLAASALDSVRTKLLPTATVATPNLDEVAQLTGVQVESEDGMRRAAAAMLVYGPQWVVIKGGHLGSGGVGSGRGGAGAGVGARGAGAVDAVDLLTDGSEEHWLRAPRHDNRHTHGTGCTLASAIAAGLATGQEVPEAVRAAKEYVTGAIAAGFALGGGIGPVDHGWRL from the coding sequence GTGCTGACCGTCGCCGGGTCCGACTCCGGCGGCGGCGCCGGGATCCAGGCCGACCTCAAGACGATGCTGGCTCTCGGCACCCACGGTATGAGCGTGATCACGGCCGTCACCGCTCAGAACTCCCTGGGCGTGCAGGGTGCTTGGGAGCTTCCGGTCGAGGCGGTGCGCGCGCAGTACCGCAGCGTCGTCGACGACATCGGGGTGCAGGCCGTCAAGACGGGGATGCTCGCGTCGCCCGAACTCGTGGAATGTGTCGCCGACTTGCTCGCCGGTACGGCTGCCCCCGTCGTGGTCGATCCGGTCGGCGTGTCCAAGCACGGTGACTCGCTGCTCGCCGCGTCGGCGCTGGACTCCGTGCGGACCAAGCTGCTGCCGACTGCCACCGTGGCGACACCGAACCTCGACGAGGTGGCGCAACTCACCGGTGTACAGGTCGAGTCGGAGGACGGGATGCGCCGGGCGGCGGCGGCCATGCTCGTGTACGGGCCGCAGTGGGTGGTCATCAAAGGTGGGCATTTGGGCTCCGGGGGAGTGGGATCGGGTCGGGGCGGTGCCGGTGCCGGTGTCGGTGCCCGTGGCGCGGGCGCCGTGGACGCGGTGGATCTGCTGACGGACGGCTCCGAGGAGCACTGGCTGCGCGCCCCGCGCCATGACAACCGCCACACGCACGGCACGGGCTGCACCCTCGCCTCCGCGATCGCGGCCGGCCTGGCGACGGGCCAGGAGGTGCCCGAGGCCGTGCGCGCGGCCAAGGAGTACGTGACCGGGGCCATCGCCGCAGGGTTCGCACTCGGCGGCGGCATCGGGCCGGTCGATCACGGCTGGCGGCTCTGA